One window from the genome of Chiloscyllium plagiosum isolate BGI_BamShark_2017 chromosome 31, ASM401019v2, whole genome shotgun sequence encodes:
- the scamp4 gene encoding secretory carrier-associated membrane protein 4 gives MTEKTNNFPPLPKFIPLKPCFYQNFEEEIPPDYCHLAKRIYHLWIFYSITLAVNLIGCLAWLIAGGNAINFGLAILWLVLFSPCSYVCWLRPIYKAFRSDSSFNFMAFFFVFAAQVVLAALQAIGFKGWGACGWIAAISFFSVNVGAGVVMLFPAIMFTAVAILSALVIFRVHRIYRSGGGSFQKAQEEWSAGTWQNPPPKQLAFQTVTGNTLPQYPTVPRYPCGDEWS, from the exons ATGACTG aaaaaacaaACAATTTCCCCCCACTTCCAAAGTTTATTCCTTTGAAACCTTGCTTCTATCAAAATTTTGAGGAAGAGATCCCACCAGATTACTGTCATCTTGCCAAGCGAATTTACCATTTATGGATCT TTTACAGCATTACCCTAGCAGTGAATTTAATAGGCTGCTTAGCTTGGCTGATAGCAGGAGGTAATGCTATCAATTTTGGCCTGGCAATACTTTGGCTAGTTCTTTTCAGCCCCTGTTCATACGTCTGCTGGCTTCGTCCAATTTATAAAGCATTTAG ATCTGACAGCTCTTTTAACTTCATGGCGTTTTTCTTCGTTTTTGCTGCCCAGGTTGTTTTGGCAGCTTTACAAGCAATCGGATTCAAAGGATGGGGAGCCTG tggATGGATAGCTGCCATAAGTTTCTTCTCAGTTAATGTTGGTGCTGGAGTGGTAATGCTTTTCCCTGCAATCATGTTCACTGCAGTAGCGATTCTTAGTGCACTTGTTATTTTCCGT GTACACAGAATTTACcggagtggtggtggaagctttCAGAAGGCCCAAGAAGAATGGAGTGCTGGCACATGGCAGAACCCACCACCAAAGCAATTAGCATTTCAAACTGTTACTGGTAATACTCTACCCCAATATCCCACAGTGCCAAGATACCCCTGTGGTGATGAGTGGTCTTAG